One genomic segment of Desulfocapsa sulfexigens DSM 10523 includes these proteins:
- a CDS encoding DUF370 domain-containing protein, which yields MQLINVGFGNTVMVERIVAVINTGSSPARKLKELAKESGKLVDVTEGRRTRSMLVMDSNHVVLSSIQPDTINQRLTALQLGPHVGEAIKGAGGKER from the coding sequence ATGCAGCTTATTAATGTCGGATTCGGTAATACAGTTATGGTTGAACGTATTGTTGCTGTGATCAATACCGGTTCATCTCCTGCAAGAAAACTTAAAGAACTCGCCAAAGAATCCGGGAAACTGGTTGATGTTACCGAGGGGCGGCGCACACGCTCAATGCTGGTGATGGATTCCAATCATGTTGTTCTCTCTTCTATTCAACCAGACACCATTAATCAGCGTTTAACTGCGCTTCAGCTAGGCCCCCATGTGGGTGAGGCGATAAAAGGGGCAGGAGGGAAAGAACGATGA
- a CDS encoding DUF4405 domain-containing protein: MNIRKITSMTMFVSFILLVLTSVILYIVPQGRIAYWADWHLWGLTKVEWGNLHINLGFLFLFAGLLHMYYNWAPIKAYMKNKSRELKVFTPSFNVAVLISLVVGVGTYFEIPPMSTVINFGESIKDKAAETYGEPPYGHAELSSLKLFTKKQNLDLDGAMDLLRKAGVQFSDSSDTLAVIAAANKISPQAVYSVIKSATMEIESTGAVDFPDSPMPGFGNKTLAALCSEYDLMFQLIRRGLAQKGVKAEAEMTIKEIAAANDTEPMAIFEVLHEIVNEKKDI, encoded by the coding sequence GTGAACATACGAAAAATCACATCCATGACCATGTTCGTTTCATTTATACTGCTGGTTCTTACCTCAGTTATTCTCTATATCGTCCCCCAGGGGCGTATTGCTTATTGGGCGGACTGGCACTTATGGGGGCTTACCAAGGTGGAGTGGGGTAATCTTCATATAAATCTTGGTTTTCTCTTCCTTTTTGCCGGCCTCCTTCATATGTATTACAACTGGGCTCCCATAAAAGCCTATATGAAAAACAAATCACGGGAGCTGAAAGTCTTCACTCCTTCCTTTAATGTGGCGGTGCTGATCAGCCTGGTTGTCGGTGTCGGAACCTATTTTGAGATTCCGCCAATGAGCACGGTCATCAACTTTGGAGAATCCATTAAGGACAAGGCTGCAGAAACATACGGTGAACCACCCTATGGTCATGCTGAGCTCTCTTCTTTGAAGCTTTTCACCAAGAAACAGAATCTGGATCTGGATGGAGCCATGGACCTTCTTCGTAAGGCTGGGGTACAGTTCAGTGATAGTTCTGATACTCTTGCGGTAATTGCTGCTGCCAATAAAATCAGTCCTCAGGCTGTTTATTCGGTAATAAAATCAGCTACGATGGAGATAGAAAGCACGGGAGCAGTAGATTTTCCCGATTCTCCAATGCCTGGTTTTGGTAACAAGACCCTTGCTGCTTTGTGCAGCGAGTATGATTTAATGTTTCAGCTTATACGCAGAGGGCTTGCCCAGAAAGGAGTGAAGGCCGAAGCTGAAATGACCATTAAAGAAATAGCAGCCGCTAATGATACAGAGCCAATGGCAATATTTGAAGTTCTTCATGAGATCGTGAATGAAAAGAAGGATATCTAA
- the gmk gene encoding guanylate kinase: MTKSGQLFILSAPSGAGKTTLLKKVMRDVERLAFSVSHTTRSPRPGETDGVDYHFVSVDEFEAMREQNLFLEWAEVHGNFYGTSRPAVAKQLEQGVDVILDIDVQGAAIITGDKSVHAVSVFVAPPSLAELERRLRGRGTDSEETIMVRLGNAAKEMSCADDYEYLVINDNLEVAATTLRAVLIAERSRGHRLPSGEPINLGALTK; encoded by the coding sequence ATGACGAAATCTGGACAGCTTTTTATTCTTTCCGCCCCATCCGGTGCCGGAAAAACAACGCTATTAAAGAAGGTGATGCGAGATGTTGAGAGACTGGCATTTTCTGTCTCCCACACCACACGTTCACCTCGCCCAGGAGAAACAGATGGTGTGGATTATCATTTTGTTTCTGTTGATGAATTTGAGGCCATGCGTGAACAGAACCTCTTTCTTGAGTGGGCTGAAGTACACGGGAATTTTTATGGTACCAGCCGTCCGGCAGTGGCAAAACAGTTGGAGCAGGGGGTTGATGTTATCCTTGATATTGATGTTCAGGGGGCTGCGATCATTACAGGCGACAAAAGTGTGCATGCAGTTTCGGTGTTCGTGGCCCCTCCGTCACTCGCTGAGCTTGAGAGGCGTCTTCGCGGTCGTGGTACAGATAGCGAGGAGACTATAATGGTGCGCCTGGGAAACGCTGCGAAAGAGATGAGTTGTGCCGACGACTACGAGTATCTCGTGATCAACGATAACCTTGAAGTGGCAGCTACGACCTTAAGAGCAGTACTCATTGCTGAAAGGAGTCGGGGGCATCGGCTTCCTTCGGGTGAGCCAATTAATTTAGGAGCCCTTACGAAATAA
- the glgP gene encoding alpha-glucan family phosphorylase — translation MQAGNHSADNLELHKLVAKNKFGTFFGVSQEIFDKVWSKLTAADSNSVVYISMEIGADPDVFHPIKDTLMDLEKTDSMDSNTKQFIKKLFHGPEKIPCYGGGLGVLAGDTLKSFADCRVPVVAVSLLYRHGYFSQIVDSKLGQISQTVEWRPEDTPGLYLLHDPDNPEKPLQIEIPFFNEYDQETMAEAQVWMKMEVNHSLDYFIPELLLDFSLADNPIPIRDAAGQLYNSDSSIIKATQRRMLGTGILPVMEAIGITSSTLHLNEQHGVVVALQLIAEELQGMLKHSNLCEASEEQIFAAADKVAKRLVYTIHTPVKAGHDRFNKSVYAGISHKSCRHILELLAHDDESPHSYNFTTLAMRVNRTANSVSRLHRDVTHKQFPRFAQKITAITNGVHHLTWISDARAELFDSFPELAGWRDNPGVLQNAKKLQHNKQFRTYLLRAWEKDSEILYQYINSMLLLHRNEMTSTWIDPPNHYSNIIDDTTRLTPDVFTIGFARRFSTYKRADLIFDNIDTLCSIALKNNWPINFLFSGKAHPADEPGKSVIKLILDYQKELHVKSKGLVNLIFIPNYDMQIAKVMVAGVHAWLNNPKRPLEASGTSGMKAALNGVPNLSIMDGWWVEGYHDGLTGWKFGHEGPVDEADLSESPEALLYAEDSASFYEMLPGVLEEFYGDSSHSRLIDKAIMNLSLNIPIFNTHRMAAEYLQKYQLKLPATLQARMDDFAALYNSNE, via the coding sequence ATGCAAGCAGGTAACCACTCAGCTGATAATTTAGAACTCCATAAACTTGTGGCAAAAAACAAGTTTGGCACATTCTTCGGCGTATCCCAGGAAATCTTTGATAAGGTCTGGAGCAAACTCACTGCTGCCGACTCAAATTCCGTTGTTTATATTTCCATGGAAATCGGGGCAGACCCCGATGTGTTCCACCCCATCAAAGACACCCTCATGGATCTCGAGAAAACAGACAGCATGGACTCAAATACGAAACAGTTTATCAAAAAACTCTTTCATGGCCCCGAAAAAATCCCCTGCTACGGTGGAGGACTTGGGGTACTTGCAGGTGACACCCTGAAAAGTTTTGCCGATTGCCGGGTTCCTGTAGTCGCTGTAAGTCTACTCTATCGTCATGGCTATTTTTCCCAGATTGTAGACTCAAAGCTTGGTCAGATATCCCAGACTGTAGAATGGCGGCCTGAAGACACTCCTGGCCTCTACCTTCTCCACGACCCTGACAATCCCGAAAAGCCCCTCCAGATCGAGATCCCCTTTTTCAATGAATATGATCAGGAAACCATGGCAGAAGCGCAGGTATGGATGAAGATGGAAGTTAACCACAGCCTGGATTATTTTATTCCTGAGCTGTTGCTCGATTTTTCACTCGCAGACAACCCAATACCCATTCGTGATGCTGCCGGCCAGCTATACAACTCTGATTCTTCCATCATTAAAGCGACCCAACGACGAATGCTTGGAACCGGCATTCTTCCTGTTATGGAAGCGATCGGGATCACCTCGAGCACTCTTCACCTCAATGAGCAGCACGGTGTTGTTGTTGCTCTGCAACTTATTGCTGAAGAACTTCAGGGAATGTTAAAACACAGTAACCTCTGCGAAGCCTCCGAGGAGCAGATTTTTGCAGCAGCGGATAAAGTTGCCAAAAGACTGGTCTACACAATTCATACCCCTGTAAAGGCCGGACATGATCGTTTTAACAAATCGGTTTATGCCGGAATCAGCCATAAATCATGCAGGCACATCCTGGAACTGTTGGCCCACGACGACGAATCACCACATTCCTACAACTTCACCACCCTGGCCATGCGTGTTAACCGTACAGCAAACAGTGTCAGCAGGCTGCACAGGGACGTAACCCATAAACAGTTTCCACGTTTCGCCCAGAAAATCACAGCGATCACCAATGGTGTTCATCACCTGACATGGATCAGTGATGCTCGGGCTGAACTTTTTGACAGCTTCCCGGAACTTGCAGGCTGGAGAGACAATCCAGGAGTACTGCAGAATGCAAAAAAACTTCAACATAACAAACAGTTCAGAACATACCTCCTTCGAGCCTGGGAAAAGGATTCTGAAATCCTCTACCAATACATCAACTCCATGCTCCTCCTTCATCGAAATGAGATGACAAGCACCTGGATAGATCCACCTAACCACTATTCAAACATTATCGATGATACCACGAGACTCACACCTGATGTTTTTACAATAGGCTTCGCCAGACGCTTTTCCACCTATAAACGTGCGGATCTGATCTTTGACAATATTGACACCCTTTGTTCTATCGCACTCAAAAATAACTGGCCCATAAACTTTCTTTTTTCCGGAAAGGCCCACCCAGCAGATGAACCTGGGAAATCCGTCATAAAACTCATTCTTGATTATCAGAAAGAACTCCACGTTAAGAGTAAGGGGCTGGTGAATCTTATTTTCATCCCCAACTATGACATGCAGATAGCCAAGGTTATGGTAGCTGGCGTTCACGCCTGGCTCAACAACCCAAAGCGACCACTCGAGGCCTCCGGAACCAGTGGTATGAAAGCTGCCCTGAACGGCGTACCCAATCTGTCTATTATGGATGGTTGGTGGGTTGAAGGCTACCACGACGGTCTCACCGGATGGAAATTCGGTCACGAGGGTCCGGTGGATGAAGCCGATCTCAGTGAATCCCCCGAAGCTCTCCTCTATGCAGAGGATTCAGCATCATTCTACGAGATGCTCCCCGGTGTTCTTGAGGAATTCTATGGTGACAGCTCTCATTCCCGACTGATTGATAAGGCAATCATGAATCTCTCGCTCAACATTCCTATCTTCAACACCCATCGAATGGCGGCAGAATATCTTCAGAAGTACCAGCTCAAACTTCCCGCAACACTGCAGGCAAGGATGGATGATTTCGCAGCACTCTATAATAGCAATGAATGA
- the rfaE1 gene encoding D-glycero-beta-D-manno-heptose-7-phosphate kinase yields the protein MKSELSKLVQLISGKKILVVGDIIVDHFIWGTVSRISPEAPVPVVNVTREEFLLGGGANVLHNIYSLGGTAVLCGIIGDDEMGERLQDLLHGLGASTAGLVKGRRPTTVKTRVVAQGQQVVRFDREQTGALSDSAVASMTAFLDKNLSDFDAVIVSDYYKGVIGKPLMKTLLARVARVGEESGKKIPVVVDPKPSEPERFFGASLITPNHMEAEKMAGMTIESVEDLRIAAGILLEKTGCEAVLITRGEAGMALLEKGKKLVSIPTTAQAVFDVTGAGDTVIAALALGLAAKASYTDAASLANIAAGVVVGKIGTATVDQNELLAVLHGEEVATTFSSC from the coding sequence ATGAAATCAGAACTTTCAAAGCTGGTCCAATTGATCAGTGGCAAGAAAATACTTGTGGTCGGTGATATTATCGTTGATCATTTTATCTGGGGTACGGTGAGTCGAATTTCACCGGAGGCACCTGTGCCCGTGGTCAATGTTACCAGGGAGGAATTCCTCCTCGGAGGCGGCGCAAATGTTCTTCATAACATATACTCGTTGGGGGGAACGGCTGTTCTCTGCGGTATAATAGGTGATGATGAAATGGGAGAGCGTCTTCAGGATCTCCTGCACGGACTGGGTGCCTCAACTGCTGGCCTTGTAAAGGGAAGACGTCCCACCACTGTGAAAACACGAGTTGTGGCTCAGGGACAACAGGTTGTCCGTTTTGACCGTGAACAAACCGGGGCCCTCTCAGACTCTGCCGTCGCTTCAATGACTGCTTTTCTGGACAAAAATTTGTCCGATTTTGATGCTGTTATTGTTTCTGATTACTATAAGGGTGTAATCGGAAAGCCCTTGATGAAAACCCTTCTCGCCCGGGTGGCCAGAGTTGGGGAAGAGAGTGGAAAAAAAATCCCGGTGGTGGTTGACCCTAAGCCAAGTGAGCCGGAACGTTTTTTTGGTGCATCCCTTATCACTCCAAACCATATGGAAGCTGAGAAGATGGCCGGAATGACCATTGAAAGTGTCGAGGATCTGCGCATTGCTGCGGGGATACTGCTTGAAAAAACAGGATGTGAAGCTGTGCTGATTACCCGTGGAGAGGCTGGTATGGCACTCCTTGAAAAGGGGAAGAAACTGGTTTCCATCCCGACCACTGCCCAGGCTGTGTTTGATGTGACGGGTGCCGGAGATACCGTGATTGCTGCCCTTGCTCTCGGGCTTGCGGCAAAGGCGAGCTATACAGATGCCGCGTCCCTGGCGAATATTGCAGCCGGTGTTGTGGTCGGAAAAATTGGAACAGCCACCGTGGATCAGAATGAACTGCTTGCAGTACTCCACGGCGAAGAAGTTGCAACTACATTCAGCAGCTGCTGA
- a CDS encoding OmpH family outer membrane protein, protein MLKHLLLAVSLVAVTAFTFGSGVAQSAETQKIGVMNIQKVLLESTAGKTAKGVFEKRMNELQEKFKVEQDALIALQQEIEKKSSAWSKDKKGEKIRELQMGQRELQVKSEDAKMELKQLQDKELEPILNMLQTVVNAYGEKNGFSVILDSKVAVLYAAPGVDVSDEVKEELNKRMK, encoded by the coding sequence ATGTTGAAACACTTATTATTGGCAGTATCCTTGGTTGCAGTTACAGCTTTCACCTTTGGCAGTGGTGTTGCTCAAAGTGCTGAGACTCAGAAAATAGGCGTAATGAATATCCAGAAAGTTCTTCTTGAGTCCACTGCTGGAAAAACTGCAAAGGGTGTTTTTGAGAAGCGGATGAACGAACTTCAGGAAAAATTCAAAGTAGAGCAGGATGCATTGATCGCACTGCAGCAGGAGATTGAAAAGAAGAGTTCCGCCTGGAGTAAAGATAAGAAAGGTGAAAAAATTCGCGAATTACAGATGGGACAGCGTGAACTCCAGGTAAAGAGCGAAGACGCAAAGATGGAACTGAAACAATTACAGGATAAGGAACTCGAGCCTATCCTGAACATGTTGCAGACTGTGGTGAATGCTTATGGAGAAAAGAACGGGTTTTCCGTTATTCTTGATTCCAAGGTTGCCGTTCTGTACGCTGCTCCCGGTGTTGACGTGAGCGATGAGGTCAAAGAAGAACTCAATAAACGTATGAAATAA
- a CDS encoding OmpA family protein — protein sequence MTRGRKISSGIFLLSVIFVLSACSSKKPEDTAELSRQDSTAIGQEESLDSRSIGIMEGRTTGPMLPVYFGYDRSSIRPDQVPRMKVNSDFLKDNEGIRIRIEGNCDPRGTREYNLALGEKRALVAKKYLVNVGIAADRISTVSLGEEKILLHGHDELSWAQNRRDDFIVEK from the coding sequence ATGACTAGGGGTCGTAAAATTAGTAGTGGAATATTTCTACTGAGTGTTATCTTTGTATTATCGGCCTGCAGCAGTAAAAAGCCTGAAGATACAGCAGAACTTTCCAGGCAGGATTCTACAGCGATTGGTCAGGAAGAGTCTTTGGATTCCCGATCCATTGGTATAATGGAGGGGCGTACAACGGGGCCCATGTTGCCCGTTTATTTTGGCTATGACAGATCTTCGATTCGGCCTGATCAGGTTCCGAGGATGAAGGTCAACTCTGACTTCCTGAAGGATAATGAAGGTATCAGAATCCGCATTGAAGGAAACTGTGATCCTCGTGGAACCAGGGAGTATAATCTGGCCCTTGGGGAAAAGCGTGCCCTGGTGGCAAAAAAATATCTTGTAAATGTTGGTATTGCAGCAGACCGGATTTCCACCGTGAGTTTGGGTGAGGAAAAAATCCTTCTCCATGGTCACGATGAGTTGTCGTGGGCGCAAAATCGTCGTGATGATTTTATTGTTGAGAAATAA
- a CDS encoding YicC/YloC family endoribonuclease codes for MSSKSMTGFGRGEAEAGGRQWVAEIRCVNHRHLDLKIKLPRGYADLEERARKMVAETLQRGRVDVLLSVSGDFSDLHKIEVNSSLAATYNKALAALANSLDLANDTTLSGLASYPDVLVLTRKEEDLEAVWPVMGAALQEAVDACDTMRSQEGEAMARDLHERLENFAADVQKIGNSIPELLERREQSLNERLQKLLDRVQLDPQRLAQEVAILADKTDVTEEIVRLESHINQFRSFLDADEATGRKIDFLLQEFLREVNTMASKINDADIAHLTVSLKAELEKMREQVQNLE; via the coding sequence ATGTCCAGTAAGAGTATGACCGGATTCGGTCGTGGTGAAGCAGAGGCCGGAGGGCGGCAGTGGGTTGCAGAGATTCGTTGCGTCAATCATCGCCACCTTGATCTGAAAATTAAATTGCCAAGGGGCTATGCAGATCTTGAAGAGCGGGCGCGGAAAATGGTGGCCGAAACTCTGCAGCGAGGTCGGGTGGATGTTCTGCTCAGTGTCAGCGGCGATTTTTCCGATCTTCACAAAATTGAAGTAAACAGCAGCCTTGCTGCAACCTATAATAAGGCACTGGCAGCTCTTGCCAATTCGCTTGATCTGGCAAATGACACAACCCTCTCCGGGCTAGCCTCCTACCCCGATGTTCTGGTGTTGACACGGAAGGAAGAAGACCTGGAGGCTGTCTGGCCCGTTATGGGAGCTGCTTTGCAGGAGGCCGTTGATGCCTGTGACACCATGCGAAGCCAGGAAGGTGAAGCAATGGCCAGGGATCTCCATGAACGCCTGGAAAATTTTGCTGCCGATGTCCAGAAAATCGGCAACAGTATTCCAGAACTTTTAGAGCGTAGAGAGCAGAGTCTTAATGAACGTCTGCAGAAATTGCTCGACAGAGTGCAGCTTGATCCCCAGCGTTTAGCCCAGGAAGTAGCCATCCTTGCCGATAAGACCGATGTGACCGAAGAGATTGTCCGTCTGGAAAGTCATATTAATCAGTTCAGATCCTTCCTTGATGCTGATGAGGCAACGGGGAGGAAGATCGATTTTCTACTCCAGGAATTTCTCCGTGAGGTTAATACCATGGCCTCTAAAATTAATGATGCTGATATTGCTCATCTCACCGTCAGTCTCAAGGCAGAACTTGAGAAGATGAGAGAGCAGGTGCAGAATCTCGAATAG
- a CDS encoding sensor histidine kinase: MKLYPSWRTNLSFFTLLIVLVGGYFLRQTQQASHELQKHAQDHSEILAAVVEVNLRNTLLSQKSLEETVAASLENSARFIHYLDMVEPFSSAELTAFAMESGFAGVKIVQAGSSEAVSGPSGWLPEWKCRQSGGLERLGDEQLYLFTYLPVPDSGSVLQGDCVLVGLSSRTIDATLDKISVERLLNMFENMYDIAYVRFEADSGVHPVSPKEVLETVIAIGDKRLIVALKTDRFGKRRQQMQREFMIFLSFLILFGALSSWLLYRIQRQRLQQTREFDRKMARQHEDAALGRAAATLTHELRNPLNAIGMGLQRLQIEAATLDKDHSKLIRSMLSAVDRSNTIITRLKDSIHSFEITRDKIDMGVLVTQVVTLYQAQCEQQNITVSISCDKDMCLRGDRVLLEQLFENLVKNSVEAQPDGGFIDISIHLADDTTVCLVEIVNGGFLLSQDKSGLLFEPYFTSKSRGTGLGLVISNKIVRAHGGQLDWDADYNKQTVHFVVSLPTS; this comes from the coding sequence ATGAAGCTCTATCCAAGCTGGCGGACAAACCTGTCTTTTTTTACACTGCTTATTGTGCTGGTCGGGGGGTATTTTTTAAGACAGACGCAACAGGCCTCCCATGAACTTCAGAAACATGCTCAGGATCACTCGGAAATTCTAGCAGCAGTTGTTGAAGTAAACCTGCGCAATACCTTACTCTCCCAGAAGAGTCTTGAAGAAACGGTTGCAGCATCCCTCGAAAACAGTGCTCGTTTTATCCATTACCTGGATATGGTTGAACCTTTTTCAAGTGCCGAATTGACCGCTTTTGCCATGGAATCTGGCTTTGCAGGGGTGAAAATTGTCCAGGCCGGGAGTAGTGAAGCCGTGAGTGGACCCTCCGGCTGGCTTCCCGAATGGAAATGCAGGCAATCAGGTGGACTGGAACGGCTCGGGGATGAACAGCTTTATTTGTTTACATACCTTCCTGTCCCTGATTCCGGAAGTGTGCTGCAGGGAGATTGCGTGTTGGTTGGTCTTTCTTCCCGGACAATTGATGCCACGCTTGATAAGATTTCCGTTGAGCGCCTCCTGAATATGTTCGAAAATATGTACGATATTGCCTATGTACGTTTTGAGGCTGACTCCGGTGTGCATCCCGTATCACCAAAGGAGGTCTTAGAGACGGTTATTGCTATTGGTGATAAGCGGCTTATTGTCGCTTTGAAGACAGATCGTTTTGGTAAACGTCGCCAGCAGATGCAGCGAGAGTTTATGATTTTCCTCAGCTTTCTCATCCTTTTTGGTGCACTTTCCTCCTGGCTCCTTTATCGGATTCAGCGACAACGGTTGCAGCAGACGCGTGAGTTTGACAGGAAGATGGCGCGTCAGCACGAAGATGCGGCACTTGGCAGGGCAGCTGCAACCCTTACCCATGAACTCCGCAATCCTTTAAACGCCATTGGTATGGGATTGCAGCGTCTTCAGATCGAGGCTGCAACTCTTGATAAGGATCACAGCAAGCTCATTCGCAGTATGCTCAGCGCTGTTGATCGGTCTAATACCATTATCACCAGACTGAAAGATTCCATCCACTCTTTTGAAATAACAAGAGATAAAATTGATATGGGGGTACTGGTCACTCAGGTAGTCACACTCTACCAGGCACAGTGTGAGCAGCAGAACATTACCGTAAGTATCAGCTGTGACAAGGATATGTGTCTTCGTGGTGATAGGGTTCTTCTTGAACAGCTTTTTGAGAACCTTGTTAAAAATAGTGTGGAAGCACAACCCGATGGCGGATTTATAGATATTTCCATTCATTTGGCAGACGATACAACAGTCTGTCTTGTGGAGATTGTGAATGGTGGTTTTTTACTGTCTCAGGACAAGAGTGGGCTGCTTTTTGAACCCTACTTTACCAGTAAAAGCAGAGGAACCGGCCTTGGTCTTGTTATCAGTAACAAAATTGTTCGGGCACACGGGGGACAGCTTGACTGGGATGCTGATTATAACAAGCAGACTGTTCATTTTGTGGTCAGTCTGCCAACTTCTTAA
- a CDS encoding DUF3786 domain-containing protein, which produces MQPLEFIKFTPRTNCGECGYAACLAFAAAVTKGGERPEKCPYVDVSQLGDEFSGTDRGKDGLEGVAKLLDEKDLALVAYLKKKTANIDFSQAAEAIGCEWSGPERDSLLLKFFGQDVEISHDGIRIDGREAEDPRDQILLYNYVHFGGGAEPEQDWIGMESLPNSISKVRTLRVYCEERIASHFTGKADLLIASADGLGAVRQENPEQSCSAAFFVPALPRLPLFVLFWDEEKEDGFPAKVKVLFDRRVNDFLDIESLVFVCERMAERWVKL; this is translated from the coding sequence ATGCAACCATTAGAATTTATAAAATTTACTCCTCGTACAAACTGTGGTGAGTGTGGCTATGCGGCATGTCTTGCCTTTGCAGCTGCAGTGACCAAGGGTGGTGAAAGACCGGAAAAGTGTCCCTATGTTGATGTTTCACAACTCGGTGACGAATTCTCCGGTACGGACAGGGGGAAGGATGGACTTGAAGGTGTTGCCAAACTGCTTGATGAGAAGGATCTGGCTCTGGTCGCCTATCTGAAAAAAAAGACAGCCAATATTGATTTTAGCCAGGCTGCCGAGGCTATAGGCTGTGAATGGTCCGGGCCTGAAAGAGACAGTCTGCTCCTAAAATTCTTTGGACAGGATGTTGAGATATCCCATGATGGCATTCGTATAGACGGTAGAGAGGCGGAGGATCCGAGGGATCAGATTTTGTTATATAACTATGTCCATTTTGGCGGTGGTGCGGAACCGGAACAGGATTGGATAGGTATGGAGTCGCTTCCCAATTCCATTTCCAAGGTTCGTACCCTCAGGGTATACTGCGAAGAACGTATCGCCAGTCATTTTACTGGCAAGGCTGACCTGCTTATAGCTTCGGCAGATGGTCTTGGTGCAGTACGTCAGGAGAACCCGGAACAGAGTTGCAGTGCCGCATTTTTTGTTCCAGCCCTTCCAAGGCTGCCGCTGTTTGTCCTTTTTTGGGATGAGGAAAAGGAGGATGGTTTTCCTGCTAAGGTGAAAGTCCTCTTTGATCGCAGGGTAAATGATTTTTTAGATATTGAGTCGTTGGTTTTTGTGTGTGAGCGAATGGCCGAGCGTTGGGTGAAACTATAA
- the rlmB gene encoding 23S rRNA (guanosine(2251)-2'-O)-methyltransferase RlmB: MKNNRNFQKGSERKIRLSEDLLWGIHPVIEALEQEIERVSEIFIVKDRKGGKREEIIEKARAAGIKINFMDSLRLVGEDAAQVRHQGVIAKMSQTALIPFEVLLDKFQNLVQQGANPRIIALDTLQDPHNIGAIIRSAHASGVDGIIATRERSAPIGGTAAKSAAGAMSHIDICQVTNLAQSLQALKDVGAWIFGAIKDTDAQSLYQSDLVLPACVVIGSEGTGIRPLVRKQCDVLLSIPMEGQLDSLNSSVAAGVIMFEMLRQRQAVLL, encoded by the coding sequence GTGAAAAATAATAGGAATTTTCAGAAGGGAAGTGAACGAAAAATTCGTTTGAGTGAGGATCTGCTCTGGGGAATTCACCCGGTTATCGAAGCCCTTGAACAGGAAATAGAGCGGGTGAGCGAGATCTTTATTGTTAAGGATCGAAAAGGGGGAAAACGTGAAGAGATTATTGAGAAGGCGCGAGCTGCCGGTATTAAAATAAACTTTATGGATTCTCTACGTCTTGTGGGCGAGGATGCGGCGCAGGTTCGCCATCAGGGCGTTATCGCTAAAATGTCACAGACGGCCCTGATACCCTTTGAAGTTTTACTTGATAAGTTTCAGAATCTTGTGCAACAGGGTGCTAACCCGAGGATTATAGCACTCGACACCCTGCAGGATCCCCATAATATTGGTGCAATTATACGATCTGCCCATGCCTCTGGTGTTGATGGAATAATTGCAACCCGTGAACGTTCTGCCCCCATCGGGGGAACTGCGGCAAAATCGGCTGCCGGTGCCATGTCCCATATCGATATCTGTCAGGTTACAAATCTTGCGCAGTCATTGCAGGCCTTAAAAGATGTCGGGGCCTGGATCTTCGGGGCAATAAAGGATACCGACGCTCAATCATTGTATCAGTCAGACCTTGTTCTTCCAGCCTGTGTCGTTATAGGAAGTGAAGGAACAGGTATTCGACCACTTGTTCGTAAACAGTGTGATGTTCTGCTTTCCATTCCCATGGAAGGGCAGTTGGATTCTCTAAACAGTTCAGTTGCTGCAGGTGTTATTATGTTTGAAATGCTGCGTCAACGTCAGGCCGTTTTGCTTTAG